One window from the genome of Variovorax sp. PAMC26660 encodes:
- the cydX gene encoding cytochrome bd-I oxidase subunit CydX has protein sequence MWYFAWILGLPLAAAFAVLNAMWYELMDDDAIRKEKLGMPESSEGQERL, from the coding sequence ATGTGGTACTTCGCCTGGATCCTCGGCCTGCCGCTGGCAGCAGCCTTCGCCGTACTCAATGCCATGTGGTACGAACTCATGGACGACGACGCCATCCGCAAGGAAAAGCTCGGAATGCCTGAATCATCCGAAGGGCAAGAGCGGCTTTGA
- a CDS encoding cytochrome ubiquinol oxidase subunit I — protein MDLDIVALSRLQFAVTALYHFLFVPLTLGLSIILAIMETVYVMTGRVIWRDMTKFWGVLFGINFAMGVATGIVMEFQFGMNWSYYSHYVGDIFGAPLAIEGLMAFFMEATFVGLFFFGWDKLSKVGHLTATWAVAIGSNFSALWILIANGWMQNPVGAAFNPQTMRMEVTDFAAVLTNPVAQAKFVHTVSAGYVCAAVFVLGVSAWYLLKGRHIALAKRSMTVAASFGLAAALSVAVLGDESGYLSGEHQKMKLAAIEAMWETQPAPAAFTVIGFPDQEAREMHYAIHIPAVMGLIGTRSLNTVMPGIDELVKRAEARIREGLKAYDALQKIREAGGPSKVTQGVRGDFEDNGINMGYALLLKRYVDDPRTATDEQISKAAWDTVPQVAPLFWLFRVMVGIGMLLILLTGTFFVLSARRMLDRYRWLLKVAVFAIPLPWIAIESGWLVAEFGRQPWVIEGVLPTAVAVSNLGVKTLLLTLAGFIAIYTTLLIIEMKLMLKAIRKGPEAEHSPDEGDARSHVPPAHAAIASSSSSGSAA, from the coding sequence ATGGACCTCGACATCGTTGCGCTATCGCGCCTGCAGTTCGCCGTCACGGCGCTGTATCACTTCCTGTTCGTGCCGCTCACGCTCGGGCTTTCGATCATCCTGGCGATCATGGAGACGGTCTATGTGATGACCGGCCGCGTGATCTGGCGCGACATGACGAAATTCTGGGGTGTGCTCTTCGGCATCAACTTCGCGATGGGCGTCGCCACGGGCATCGTGATGGAGTTTCAGTTCGGCATGAACTGGAGCTACTACAGCCACTACGTCGGCGACATCTTCGGTGCGCCGCTGGCCATCGAAGGGCTGATGGCTTTCTTCATGGAAGCGACCTTCGTGGGCCTGTTCTTCTTCGGCTGGGACAAGCTCTCCAAGGTGGGTCACCTGACGGCCACCTGGGCGGTGGCCATCGGCTCCAACTTCTCGGCGCTGTGGATTCTGATTGCCAACGGCTGGATGCAGAACCCTGTGGGCGCGGCCTTCAATCCGCAGACCATGCGCATGGAAGTGACCGACTTCGCCGCAGTGCTGACCAATCCGGTGGCGCAGGCCAAGTTCGTGCACACCGTGTCGGCCGGCTATGTGTGCGCAGCGGTGTTCGTGCTCGGCGTGTCGGCCTGGTATCTGCTCAAGGGCCGGCACATCGCGCTGGCCAAGCGCTCGATGACCGTGGCCGCCTCGTTCGGCCTGGCGGCCGCGCTGTCGGTCGCCGTTCTCGGTGACGAAAGTGGCTACCTGTCGGGCGAACACCAGAAGATGAAGCTGGCCGCCATCGAAGCGATGTGGGAAACCCAACCCGCGCCCGCGGCCTTCACCGTCATCGGTTTTCCCGACCAGGAGGCGCGCGAGATGCACTATGCGATCCACATTCCCGCGGTGATGGGCCTGATCGGCACGCGCTCGCTCAACACCGTGATGCCCGGCATCGATGAACTCGTGAAGCGCGCCGAGGCGCGCATCCGCGAAGGGCTCAAGGCCTACGACGCGCTGCAGAAGATCCGCGAAGCCGGCGGTCCGAGCAAGGTGACGCAGGGCGTGCGTGGCGACTTCGAGGACAACGGCATCAACATGGGCTACGCGCTGCTGCTCAAGCGCTATGTCGATGACCCGCGCACCGCCACCGATGAGCAGATCAGCAAGGCTGCATGGGACACCGTGCCGCAGGTGGCGCCGCTGTTCTGGCTGTTCCGCGTGATGGTCGGTATCGGCATGCTGCTGATCTTGCTGACCGGCACTTTCTTCGTGCTCTCGGCGCGGCGCATGCTTGACCGCTACCGGTGGCTGCTCAAGGTTGCGGTGTTCGCAATCCCCCTGCCTTGGATTGCCATCGAGTCCGGCTGGCTGGTGGCGGAGTTCGGTCGCCAGCCCTGGGTGATCGAAGGCGTGCTGCCGACGGCGGTGGCGGTGTCGAACCTGGGTGTGAAGACGCTGCTGCTCACGCTTGCGGGCTTTATCGCGATCTACACCACGCTGCTCATCATCGAGATGAAGCTGATGCTCAAGGCCATCCGCAAGGGGCCTGAAGCCGAGCACTCGCCCGACGAGGGCGACGCACGCTCGCACGTTCCGCCGGCCCACGCCGCCATTGCTTCTTCGTCTTCTTCCGGGAGCGCCGCATGA
- a CDS encoding long-chain-fatty-acid--CoA ligase, which produces MYMTQALHRSVQQHPDKAAVRFAGRTRSFREYAGRVARLAGALQQLGMQAGDRVAMLSLNSDRYLEYQMAVPWGGGVLNPCNIRWSAAEILYSLEDSGSSILLVDETFKGMVEQIRGQATSLREVIYCGDGALPPGMLGYECLVDAASPVPDAVRRDEDLAGIFYTGGTTGFPKGVMLSHTNMCSSGLALHAEHLAPPDGGYLHAAPMFHLADMGLAMPHWFEGNTHSIVPAFSPEAVLNAIANDGVTHVLLVPTMIQMLVDHPAMREPRDLSSLKCITYGASPISEAVLNRAIDAFPGVDFVQAYGMTELSPLATINPARNHTAQGRKFGKLRSAGRASYCTEVRIVDADGTEAPRGTVGEVAVRGPNVMQGYWNKPEQTAAAVRDGWMHTGDGAYMDDDGYIFVVDRLKDMIISGGENIYSAEVENAITQHPAVAACAVIGIPSEEWGEAVHAALVLKPGQGIRPEELIAHCKTLIANYKCPRSVAVLDALPLSGAGKVLKTKLREPFWQGRQRGVA; this is translated from the coding sequence ATGTACATGACCCAGGCCCTGCACCGCAGCGTGCAGCAGCATCCCGACAAGGCGGCCGTGCGCTTTGCCGGCCGCACCCGCAGCTTTCGCGAATATGCCGGGCGGGTGGCGCGGCTGGCGGGCGCGCTCCAGCAGCTTGGCATGCAGGCGGGCGACCGCGTCGCGATGCTGTCGCTCAACTCCGACCGCTACCTCGAATACCAGATGGCCGTGCCCTGGGGCGGCGGCGTGCTGAACCCCTGCAACATCCGCTGGTCGGCTGCGGAAATTCTCTACTCGCTGGAAGATTCGGGCTCTTCCATCCTGCTGGTCGACGAGACTTTCAAGGGCATGGTCGAGCAGATTCGCGGCCAGGCCACGAGCCTGCGCGAGGTGATCTATTGCGGCGACGGTGCGCTGCCACCCGGCATGCTCGGCTACGAGTGTCTGGTCGATGCCGCCTCGCCAGTGCCCGATGCCGTGCGCCGCGACGAAGACCTGGCCGGCATCTTCTACACCGGCGGTACCACCGGCTTCCCCAAGGGCGTGATGCTGAGCCACACCAACATGTGCAGCTCGGGTCTGGCGCTGCATGCCGAGCACCTGGCGCCGCCCGACGGCGGCTACCTGCATGCCGCGCCCATGTTCCACCTGGCCGACATGGGGCTCGCCATGCCGCACTGGTTCGAGGGCAACACGCATTCGATCGTGCCGGCGTTCAGCCCCGAGGCCGTGCTGAACGCCATTGCGAACGACGGCGTGACCCACGTGCTGCTGGTGCCGACGATGATCCAGATGCTGGTCGACCACCCCGCGATGCGAGAGCCGCGAGACCTGAGCAGCCTGAAGTGCATCACCTACGGCGCCTCGCCCATTTCGGAGGCGGTGCTGAACCGCGCGATCGACGCCTTTCCGGGCGTGGACTTCGTGCAGGCCTACGGCATGACCGAGCTGTCGCCGCTGGCCACCATCAACCCGGCACGCAACCACACGGCGCAGGGCCGCAAGTTCGGCAAGCTGCGCTCGGCCGGGCGCGCGAGCTACTGCACCGAAGTGCGCATCGTCGATGCGGACGGCACCGAAGCGCCGCGCGGCACCGTGGGCGAGGTGGCCGTGCGCGGTCCCAACGTGATGCAGGGCTACTGGAACAAGCCCGAGCAGACGGCCGCCGCCGTGCGCGACGGCTGGATGCACACCGGCGACGGCGCCTACATGGACGACGACGGCTACATCTTCGTGGTCGACCGGCTGAAGGACATGATCATCAGCGGCGGCGAGAACATCTACTCGGCCGAGGTCGAGAACGCCATCACCCAGCACCCGGCGGTGGCCGCCTGCGCGGTGATCGGCATTCCGAGCGAGGAGTGGGGCGAGGCCGTGCACGCCGCACTGGTGCTCAAGCCGGGGCAGGGCATCCGGCCCGAAGAACTCATTGCCCACTGCAAGACGTTGATCGCCAACTACAAATGCCCGCGCAGCGTGGCGGTGCTCGACGCGCTGCCGCTGTCGGGCGCCGGCAAGGTGCTGAAGACCAAGCTGCGCGAACCCTTCTGGCAAGGCCGTCAGCGCGGAGTCGCCTGA
- the cydD gene encoding thiol reductant ABC exporter subunit CydD, with the protein MTKHSPPRSPLRAVASPDIGSVVQGAAALLWLPQAALLAMAVQGLASGRGMAAVLWPAGAILVLGLLRAGCEAWGARRTFGRARAQLSALRAQTVAALAAGSPMDRGRAPSGQAASVLAEQGEALVPYLVRYQPARWRVMVVPIFILCAVVSLSWVAALVLLFAAPLIPIFMAIVGWRAKAASEAQMVEMGGMNAFLLDRLRGLATLRALDAVDATAQRLGDAAQSLRRRTMAVLRIAFLSSAVLELFSALGVAMVAAYVGFYLLGSLSFGAWGRQLSLGEGLFILLLAPAFFEPLRELSAVWHDRAAGEAALQALDQLQRNELPLPGANASVTRAATGVASSGSAPAITVHGLHFSWPGESQEVFDGYELRIAPGEHIALTGPSGSGKTALLSLIAGLVPAASGDISIGGVTLTDHTVAALRQRMAWMGQAPHVFAGSVETNVVLGRTGIDTQQVAAAMRFASLEDVAQARPGVTLGEGGNGLSGGEAVRLALARIAVHLHADLLLIDEPTAHLDTDTAERVADALMALARGKTLVVATHDPVLAARMDRVVNLGADTMEKAA; encoded by the coding sequence ATGACCAAGCACTCGCCACCACGATCGCCGCTGCGGGCCGTTGCGTCGCCTGACATCGGCAGCGTGGTGCAAGGCGCCGCCGCGCTCTTGTGGCTGCCGCAGGCGGCCTTGCTGGCGATGGCGGTTCAGGGGCTTGCGTCGGGGCGGGGCATGGCGGCCGTGCTGTGGCCGGCCGGCGCGATCCTGGTGCTGGGGCTGCTGCGCGCAGGCTGCGAGGCCTGGGGCGCACGCCGGACCTTCGGCCGCGCCAGAGCGCAGCTCTCGGCCTTGCGCGCGCAAACGGTTGCCGCATTGGCCGCTGGCTCGCCAATGGACCGCGGCCGTGCGCCTTCAGGACAGGCGGCCAGCGTGCTTGCCGAGCAGGGCGAAGCACTGGTGCCGTATCTGGTGCGCTACCAGCCTGCGCGTTGGCGCGTGATGGTTGTGCCCATCTTCATCCTTTGCGCTGTGGTGAGCCTTTCGTGGGTGGCCGCGCTGGTGCTGCTGTTCGCTGCACCGCTCATCCCCATCTTCATGGCCATCGTCGGCTGGCGCGCCAAGGCCGCCAGCGAGGCGCAGATGGTCGAGATGGGCGGCATGAACGCGTTCCTGCTCGATCGCCTTCGCGGCCTGGCCACATTGCGCGCGCTCGACGCGGTGGATGCCACGGCGCAGCGCCTGGGCGACGCCGCGCAGTCGTTGCGCAGGCGGACGATGGCTGTGCTGCGCATCGCGTTCCTCTCTTCGGCCGTGCTGGAGTTGTTCTCGGCATTGGGCGTCGCGATGGTGGCGGCGTACGTCGGCTTCTATCTGCTGGGATCACTCAGTTTCGGAGCCTGGGGCCGGCAACTGAGCCTGGGCGAGGGACTGTTCATCCTGCTGCTTGCGCCGGCCTTCTTCGAGCCGCTGCGCGAACTCTCGGCCGTCTGGCACGACCGGGCGGCGGGAGAAGCCGCCTTGCAGGCGCTCGACCAATTGCAGCGCAATGAGCTGCCGTTGCCCGGCGCGAATGCCTCGGTGACACGCGCCGCGACGGGCGTGGCAAGTTCGGGCTCCGCGCCCGCCATCACCGTCCACGGCCTGCATTTCTCCTGGCCGGGCGAGTCGCAGGAAGTCTTCGACGGCTACGAACTTCGCATTGCGCCCGGCGAGCACATCGCGCTGACGGGCCCCAGCGGGTCGGGCAAGACGGCCTTGCTGTCGCTGATCGCAGGACTGGTGCCCGCAGCCAGCGGCGACATATCGATCGGCGGCGTGACGCTCACCGACCACACGGTGGCCGCATTGCGCCAGCGTATGGCGTGGATGGGCCAGGCGCCCCACGTGTTCGCCGGCTCGGTCGAAACCAATGTGGTCTTGGGACGCACAGGCATCGACACCCAGCAAGTCGCAGCAGCCATGCGCTTCGCTTCGCTCGAAGACGTGGCGCAGGCGCGCCCCGGCGTGACGCTGGGCGAGGGCGGCAACGGCCTGTCGGGCGGCGAGGCCGTGCGGCTCGCGTTGGCGCGCATCGCGGTGCATCTGCATGCCGACCTGCTGCTGATCGACGAGCCCACGGCGCATCTCGACACCGACACAGCCGAACGCGTGGCCGATGCGTTGATGGCCCTGGCAAGAGGCAAGACCCTCGTCGTCGCGACGCACGACCCGGTGCTCGCAGCGCGCATGGACCGCGTGGTGAACCTCGGCGCCGACACGATGGAGAAGGCCGCATGA
- the cydB gene encoding cytochrome d ubiquinol oxidase subunit II: MILHTLLDYDTLRFIWWLLIGVLLVGFAVTDGFDLGSGMLLPFAARNDIERRVVINSVGPVWEGNQVWLILGGGAIFAAWPQLYAVSFSGFYLAMFVILTALILRPVAFKFRSKRESPQWRARWDWVLFFSGFVPSLIFGVAMGNVLQGVPFRFGTDMHIFYDGGFFGLLNPFAILCGLVSVAMLVMHGAAWLLLKTAGPVADRARTYGIVASVLTIALYALAGVLLATSIGGYRISSVVDTVGPSNPLLKTVELHAGAWTANYAAHPWTLAAPAAGFVGALGALLGLVLRRPVLALLTAALSIAGIILSVGASMFPFILPSSIDPRASLTVWDSSSSHLTLFIMLVVTAFFIPLIVAYTTWVYHVLWGKVDEKAIRDDSGHAY, translated from the coding sequence ATGATTCTCCACACACTCCTCGACTACGACACCCTGCGCTTCATCTGGTGGCTGCTGATCGGTGTGCTGCTGGTGGGCTTTGCCGTGACCGACGGCTTCGACCTGGGCAGCGGCATGCTGCTGCCGTTCGCGGCGCGCAACGACATCGAACGCCGCGTCGTCATCAACAGCGTCGGCCCCGTGTGGGAAGGCAACCAGGTGTGGTTGATCCTGGGCGGCGGCGCGATCTTCGCGGCCTGGCCGCAGTTGTATGCCGTGTCGTTCTCGGGCTTCTACCTGGCGATGTTCGTGATTCTCACAGCGCTGATCCTGCGGCCCGTGGCCTTCAAGTTCCGCAGCAAGCGTGAGTCGCCGCAATGGCGCGCGCGCTGGGACTGGGTGCTGTTCTTCAGTGGCTTCGTGCCTTCGCTGATCTTTGGCGTGGCCATGGGCAACGTGCTGCAGGGCGTGCCGTTCCGCTTCGGCACCGACATGCACATCTTCTACGACGGAGGCTTCTTCGGGCTGCTGAACCCGTTCGCGATTTTGTGCGGGCTGGTGTCGGTGGCCATGCTCGTGATGCACGGCGCTGCGTGGTTGCTGCTCAAGACGGCAGGGCCGGTGGCCGACCGTGCACGCACCTACGGCATCGTCGCGTCGGTGCTCACCATCGCGCTGTACGCGCTGGCTGGCGTGCTGCTCGCCACGAGCATCGGCGGCTATCGCATCAGCAGCGTGGTCGATACGGTCGGGCCATCGAACCCGCTGCTGAAGACCGTCGAGCTGCATGCGGGCGCCTGGACCGCCAACTACGCGGCGCACCCGTGGACGCTCGCTGCGCCCGCCGCCGGTTTCGTCGGTGCGCTGGGCGCGCTGCTCGGGCTGGTGCTGCGCCGTCCGGTGCTGGCGCTGCTGACAGCGGCTCTGAGCATCGCCGGCATCATCCTGAGCGTGGGCGCCTCGATGTTCCCGTTCATCCTGCCGTCGTCGATCGATCCGCGTGCCAGCCTCACGGTGTGGGATTCGTCGTCGAGCCACCTCACGCTGTTCATCATGCTGGTGGTCACGGCCTTCTTCATTCCCCTGATCGTGGCCTACACGACCTGGGTCTATCACGTGCTGTGGGGCAAGGTCGATGAAAAGGCCATCCGCGACGACAGCGGTCACGCCTACTGA
- a CDS encoding GbsR/MarR family transcriptional regulator, protein MPNSSDLPSLNRQFVAHFGEMGSKWGINRTVGQIYALIFLSERALNADEIAELLEFSRSNVSMGLKELQAWRLVHLRHHPGDRREYFEAPSDVWEIFRVLAEERRRREIEPTLSMLRNALLESPTSDAERHAQERMREMHELIDRLMKWFDDVQRLSPETVMKLMGMGATVTRVLTLKDRITAGASKKKNPAAD, encoded by the coding sequence ATGCCCAACTCCTCCGACCTCCCTTCCCTCAACCGCCAGTTCGTCGCGCACTTCGGCGAGATGGGCAGCAAATGGGGCATCAACCGCACCGTCGGGCAGATCTACGCGCTGATCTTCCTGTCCGAGCGCGCGCTCAATGCCGACGAGATCGCGGAGCTGCTGGAGTTCTCACGCTCGAACGTGAGCATGGGTTTGAAGGAGCTGCAGGCTTGGCGCCTGGTGCATCTGCGGCATCACCCGGGCGATCGCCGCGAATATTTCGAGGCGCCTTCGGACGTGTGGGAAATCTTCCGCGTGTTGGCCGAGGAGCGGCGCCGCCGCGAGATCGAGCCTACGCTGTCGATGCTGCGCAATGCGTTGCTCGAGTCACCCACGAGCGACGCCGAGCGTCACGCGCAGGAGCGCATGCGCGAGATGCACGAGCTGATCGACCGGCTGATGAAATGGTTCGACGACGTGCAGCGACTCTCGCCCGAAACCGTCATGAAGCTGATGGGCATGGGCGCGACCGTGACGCGGGTGCTGACGCTCAAGGACCGCATCACTGCTGGCGCCTCGAAGAAGAAAAATCCCGCTGCTGATTGA
- the cydC gene encoding thiol reductant ABC exporter subunit CydC, protein MRSQSSTRWRDLRLVLRPFFAAQPRALLLGGLLAAVTVLAGMALLGLSGWFITATALAGLHVATAFTFDVFMPSAGIRLLALGRTASRYGERLVTHDATFSVLASLRVRLFRGWAKAEAARELLMRPARLLFRLTSDIDALESLYLRLLVPAAAALGAALLAGVVLGFMHVGMGLALGLWLVIVGWGMAVFIARRARRPAVQRAHAIEALRARAVDLVAGQTDLVMAGRIDAQRDALMNADMHLAKADLALNRLEAAAGFAYGSASTLTLVGVLLAVGALVNEGLIGAPAAALALLIALTATEPFAALRRGALDAGRTWLAVRRLAPRMAAEDGEEAVPAEGDPQVALCLIDISIAHPGSHTQVLSKVSLILRAGERVALIGASGTGKSTLLAAIAGEITPRSGSVHAQPSCLLTQRTELFQDSLRDNLRLADLGATDEQLWAVLQAAGLDRDVRALATGLDTRLGEGGLGLSGGQSRRLALARLLLRPTPLWLLDEPTEALDALTAHDVLHRLVQHAGPRTLLIATHLRREAALADRLVCVEQGRIVAELQRGSEAFDAALRSLRPD, encoded by the coding sequence ATGAGAAGCCAGTCTTCCACCCGCTGGCGCGATCTGCGTCTGGTGCTGCGTCCGTTCTTCGCCGCGCAGCCACGTGCGTTGCTGCTGGGCGGCCTGCTCGCGGCCGTCACAGTGCTTGCGGGCATGGCGCTGCTGGGCCTCTCCGGCTGGTTCATCACCGCGACCGCATTGGCGGGCCTGCACGTTGCCACGGCCTTCACTTTCGATGTGTTCATGCCATCGGCGGGCATCCGCCTGCTGGCGCTGGGCCGCACGGCATCGCGTTACGGCGAGCGGCTGGTGACCCATGACGCGACCTTCTCGGTGCTCGCCTCGCTGCGCGTGCGCCTGTTCCGTGGCTGGGCCAAGGCCGAGGCGGCACGCGAACTGCTGATGCGCCCGGCGCGGCTGCTGTTTCGCCTGACATCCGACATCGACGCGCTCGAATCGCTCTACCTGCGCCTGCTCGTGCCCGCAGCGGCTGCGCTGGGTGCCGCGCTGCTCGCGGGCGTCGTGCTCGGCTTCATGCATGTGGGCATGGGGCTGGCGCTCGGGCTCTGGCTGGTGATCGTCGGTTGGGGCATGGCGGTCTTCATTGCAAGGCGTGCGCGGCGGCCGGCTGTGCAGCGTGCGCATGCCATCGAGGCATTGCGTGCGCGCGCCGTCGATCTGGTTGCCGGACAAACCGACCTTGTGATGGCGGGCCGCATCGATGCGCAGCGCGACGCACTGATGAACGCCGACATGCATCTTGCCAAGGCCGACCTGGCCTTGAATCGCCTGGAAGCCGCAGCCGGTTTTGCCTACGGCAGTGCGAGCACCTTGACCCTGGTGGGCGTCTTGCTGGCCGTGGGGGCGCTGGTGAACGAGGGCCTGATCGGCGCGCCTGCCGCAGCGCTGGCCCTGCTGATCGCGCTCACCGCCACCGAACCCTTCGCCGCCTTGCGCCGTGGTGCGCTCGACGCGGGCCGCACGTGGCTGGCCGTTCGCCGTCTGGCGCCGCGCATGGCTGCGGAAGACGGCGAAGAAGCGGTACCAGCCGAAGGCGATCCGCAAGTTGCACTGTGCTTGATCGACATCAGCATCGCACACCCCGGCAGCCACACCCAGGTCTTGAGCAAGGTCTCGCTGATCCTCCGTGCCGGCGAGCGCGTGGCGTTGATCGGTGCCAGCGGCACCGGCAAGTCCACACTGCTCGCAGCCATCGCAGGAGAGATCACACCCCGGTCCGGCAGCGTGCACGCACAACCGTCGTGCCTGCTGACCCAGCGCACCGAACTCTTCCAGGACAGCCTGCGCGACAACCTGCGGCTTGCCGACCTCGGCGCCACGGACGAGCAGTTGTGGGCCGTGCTGCAAGCCGCCGGCCTCGACCGCGACGTGCGCGCACTCGCGACAGGCCTCGACACACGCCTGGGCGAAGGCGGCCTCGGCCTCTCAGGCGGCCAGTCGCGTCGGCTTGCACTCGCGCGACTGCTTCTGCGCCCAACACCACTGTGGCTGCTCGACGAACCCACCGAAGCACTCGATGCGCTCACTGCCCACGATGTGCTGCATCGCCTTGTCCAGCATGCCGGCCCGCGCACCTTGCTGATCGCCACGCACCTGCGCCGCGAAGCCGCGCTTGCCGACCGCCTCGTGTGTGTGGAACAAGGCCGCATCGTCGCCGAGCTGCAACGCGGCAGCGAGGCCTTCGACGCCGCATTGCGCAGCCTGCGCCCCGATTGA
- a CDS encoding acyltransferase family protein — protein sequence MPLLDAAKGIACAVIVGHHLSRYGPMPAGAYALAPDFFAWLANEGRLAVQVFLVIAGFLAASSLAPDGLLRGDRPVARILQRYGRLVMPYLAALTVCVLVAALVRPWLDEEVVPASPTLGQLIAHGLLLQDLLGYESLSTGVWYVAIDFQLFALALTLVGLPAMLQRSGSVAMNARARWLPVALVLGLAVASLALFNRNAGLDDTAFYFFGTYGLGMLVFWIGRATRFSTWQSAIALLALVGAGALAIDWRSRIAIALVTALLIAIAQRRHWLSPAHWPAAAVPLQRLGRMSYSLFLIHFPVLLAMNALVANAGPHGAWVDAIGLVVTFGLSVVAAALLHRWVEVRPASWRAVFTLFAALLVSGIVVSH from the coding sequence ATGCCGCTGCTTGACGCGGCAAAGGGCATCGCTTGCGCGGTGATCGTGGGCCATCATCTTTCGCGCTACGGCCCGATGCCGGCTGGCGCGTACGCACTCGCGCCTGACTTCTTCGCCTGGCTGGCGAACGAGGGGCGATTGGCGGTGCAGGTGTTCCTGGTCATTGCCGGTTTTCTCGCGGCATCCAGCCTGGCGCCGGACGGCCTGCTGCGCGGCGACCGTCCTGTAGCGCGCATCCTGCAGCGCTATGGTCGGCTGGTGATGCCGTATCTGGCGGCGCTCACGGTGTGCGTGCTGGTCGCGGCGCTGGTGCGGCCGTGGCTCGACGAAGAAGTGGTGCCCGCGTCACCGACCCTGGGGCAATTGATCGCACATGGGCTGCTGCTGCAGGACTTGCTGGGCTACGAGTCGCTGTCGACCGGTGTCTGGTACGTGGCCATCGACTTTCAGCTCTTTGCGCTGGCGCTGACGTTGGTCGGCTTGCCCGCGATGCTGCAGCGTTCCGGTTCGGTGGCGATGAATGCGCGGGCGCGCTGGCTGCCCGTGGCGCTGGTGCTGGGGTTGGCCGTGGCTTCGCTCGCGCTTTTCAATCGCAACGCGGGGCTGGACGACACCGCTTTCTATTTCTTCGGCACCTATGGCCTGGGCATGCTGGTGTTCTGGATCGGGCGCGCAACGCGCTTCAGCACCTGGCAGAGCGCGATCGCGTTGCTGGCGCTGGTGGGGGCGGGCGCGCTGGCCATCGACTGGCGCAGCCGCATTGCCATCGCGCTGGTGACCGCGTTGCTCATCGCCATCGCGCAGCGCAGGCACTGGCTCTCGCCGGCGCACTGGCCGGCGGCGGCGGTGCCGCTGCAGCGGCTGGGGCGGATGTCCTATTCGCTGTTCCTGATTCACTTTCCGGTGCTGCTCGCGATGAATGCGCTGGTCGCGAACGCCGGGCCGCACGGCGCGTGGGTCGACGCGATCGGGCTGGTGGTGACCTTCGGCCTCTCGGTCGTGGCCGCGGCGCTGCTGCATCGCTGGGTGGAAGTGCGGCCAGCATCCTGGCGTGCGGTCTTCACGCTGTTCGCCGCGCTGCTGGTCAGCGGAATAGTCGTTTCTCATTAA
- a CDS encoding AraC family transcriptional regulator: MLQPPTTIPIAFVQGMLSGIRARGSAAPIDIDAALEDAGIAPALLEEMGSRVTAEQYVALFALLMDRLDDEALCFLTRRLRRGSFALMTRATLGAPTFEVALRRVAHTFSLLQDDLTLVLLREGPLAGFGLQLNNPVAAHQNFLHELMLRVYWRLFAWLHGGRLTARRFDFGFELPHYADGYAKVFPGQLQFGQPCSAVWFDSSALETPVHRDTQAMNAFLAAAPANVILPRLAEQAVSARVRSVLQQNRPAWADLATTAKSLNMSVSTLQRHLATEGTSFQSLKDQLRRDLAIVRLNTSTVPLAALADELGFADSAAFQRAFKAWTGGAPGSYRRRSPPGSSTE; this comes from the coding sequence ATGCTGCAACCGCCCACCACCATTCCGATCGCCTTCGTGCAGGGCATGCTCTCGGGCATCCGCGCCCGGGGCAGCGCCGCGCCCATCGACATCGATGCCGCGCTGGAAGACGCCGGCATTGCACCGGCGCTGCTCGAAGAAATGGGATCGCGTGTCACCGCCGAGCAGTACGTCGCCCTGTTCGCGCTCCTGATGGACCGGCTGGACGACGAAGCCCTGTGCTTCCTCACGCGCCGCCTGCGCCGCGGCAGCTTCGCGCTGATGACGCGCGCCACGCTGGGCGCGCCCACCTTCGAGGTGGCGCTGCGCCGCGTAGCCCACACCTTCAGCCTGCTGCAGGACGACCTGACGCTGGTGCTGCTGCGGGAAGGCCCGCTCGCGGGCTTCGGCCTGCAGCTCAACAACCCCGTTGCCGCGCACCAGAACTTCCTGCACGAGCTGATGCTGCGCGTGTACTGGCGGCTGTTCGCCTGGCTGCACGGTGGCCGGCTGACGGCACGGCGTTTCGATTTCGGCTTCGAGCTGCCGCACTACGCCGACGGGTATGCGAAGGTTTTTCCGGGACAGTTGCAGTTCGGACAGCCCTGCTCGGCCGTGTGGTTCGACAGCAGCGCGCTCGAAACCCCGGTGCATCGCGACACACAGGCGATGAACGCATTCCTGGCGGCAGCGCCGGCCAATGTGATCCTGCCCCGGCTGGCGGAACAGGCGGTGAGCGCGCGCGTGCGCTCGGTGCTGCAGCAGAACCGCCCCGCCTGGGCCGATCTGGCAACGACTGCGAAGAGCCTGAACATGTCTGTCAGTACCTTGCAGCGCCACCTGGCGACGGAAGGCACCTCGTTCCAGTCGCTGAAGGACCAGTTGCGGCGCGACCTCGCCATCGTGCGGCTCAACACCAGCACCGTGCCGCTCGCGGCGCTGGCCGACGAGCTGGGTTTTGCCGACAGCGCAGCGTTCCAGCGGGCCTTCAAGGCTTGGACAGGCGGCGCTCCGGGGTCGTACCGGCGGCGCTCACCGCCCGGGTCATCAACGGAGTGA